The sequence below is a genomic window from Candidatus Poribacteria bacterium.
ACCCCGTAGATATAGGGGAAATCCGCAGAAATACCCAAGCAAAAACACCCCTCCATTACATTACGGACTACGGTTGTTGAAGAACACAAACGCAGCTTGTAAGGAAATGGAAAGCAGATCTATGGCGCAACGTTTTCAATCATCAACATCACCTTATCAAACTGCAAAGTAATATAAAATGCCATTACATTATGGACTCTGTTTTTGGTTTTTTTCATGTAATAAAAAAGACTTATACACTGGGACTCGTTGGTTTCCCAGCATCCATCACGAGTGGAAAATGGTCGCCTGCTAATTTATCGCCATCATTGACGGTGACAAAAGGTTTCATAACATGGGTTCCGCTGGCATCATATAGTGTTTCGCCTGTCATATAATGCACGGCAATCGCACGTCGAGGACTATCGCTGGCGTTGTCGTGCGATCCGTGCCACGTCAAGGAATGATGGTAATGGACATGACCCCTTGGTACAGGACAAAGCTCCACCTTCAATCCATTCTCTTCAAATTGATCCGGCATCGAATCAATGTCTTTGACGGAATGGAGGAACGGAATCTGATTGCCCCAATGATGAGAACCGCGGACCATCCGCATACACCCATTACTTTCATCGACATCATCCAACGCAACCCAAGCCGATACCTGACTCGTTTTTGGGGTAAGAATGGGCCAATACGGTGAATCCTGATGCCACATGTTGACACCCCCGACTTGCGGCGGTTTATATTGGATCTGGTCGTGCCAGACGCGCAACTCTGTTGCCGCCATCAATTGACCAATTTCCTCAACGATAATCGGGTTATAAATGAGTCGGTGGTAGGCCGGACTTGCTTCCCAAATATTAACGACTTGCCAGACCGGACTCTCCTCTCTGCGACCGAGATTGGCGATGTGTACCGGCTGCGGAACATCGGCTTTCTCGTAATCATCAATAACGCGTGCCAACTCCTCACGCAACTCCTCAACCTGTTCATCACTTAAAACACGGTTCCCGAGGAGAAAACCCTTCTCACGAAATGTGTCAACCTGGGTTGGGTTGAGCATATCTGTCTCCTATAGATAGCAAAGATTTATATATTGGCTTTTGTCGGCTTCCCATCATCCATTACCAGCGGAAAATGGTGACCTGCCAATTTATCACCACCATTAACGGTAACAAAACGTTTCATGATGTGAGTGCCATCTTCATCGTAGAGCGTTTCACTCGTCATATAATGCACCGCAATCGCACGCCGAGGTCCCTCACTGGTATTGTCATGCGACCCGTGCCACGTTAAGGCGTGATGATAATGGACATGCCCTTTCGGCACCGGGCAGAATTCTACCTCCAATCCGTTACCTTCAAATTGATCCGGCATCGTATCGATGTCTGGGACCTCACGCAAGAACGGCATCTGACTGCCCCAGTGATAGGAGCCACGGACCATCCGCATACATCCGTTGCTTTCATCGACATCGTCCAACGCAACCCAAGCCGATACCTGACTCGTTTTCGGGGTGAGAATACCCCACAACGGCGAATCCTGATGCCAACGATTCACACCCCCGACTTTCGGCGGTTTGTATTGGATCTGGTCGTGCCAGACGCGCAACTCTGTCGCCGACATGAGCTGCCCAATCTCTTCTACGATGATCGGATTGTGAACGAGTCGGTGATAGGCAGAACTCGCTTCCCAAATATTGACGATCTGCCAGACGGGACTCTCTTCCTTGCCACCGAGATTGGCGATGCGCACGGGTTGTGCGACATCGTCCCTTTCATAATCATCAATAACACGCGCCAATTCTTCACGCAATTCGTCAACCTGTTCATCACTTAAAACTCGGTTTCCGAGGAGAAAGCCTTTTTCACGAAATGTGTCAACCTGAGTTTGCTCAAGCATATCTTTTAAATTTTCCTTGCGGTTCGGTGAGGTGAATTGATAGTTTGACGTTCTTCTCCGTAGAACCGCCTGCGTGTTTTTGCGAATCAACGGTATGAATGCCGTGTGGCATTCCCCGGGGTATTTTTGCGTATTGTTGCAGGCTGCGGACCCAATTTTACGCACCAGTCACCCTATTTTTCAGTTCTACCCACTCTTCATCGGAGAGTTTCGGGGGCCATGCAATCCGCTCGCCGATGAGTGCGGAGCGATACGCCGCCATAATCAAATCAAAACCGAGCAGGGCATATTCCAATCTGTTCCGATGCGGTTGATTTTCGTCATCCAACCATGTAGCAACCGCTTGGGTAAAGTCGCGTTGCCCGAATTTGTCATCTTCGCCGAAGTGGGTTTTCTCGACAAAGTGCTCCGTCATACCGTCAAACTGATAGCCCCATGAACCGTTTTCTCGCCACCACATTCTGCCTTTCGTCCCCCAAAAATCGAGGTTGCACCGCGGATTACTGTCGGGGAAATCAATGGTTCCAAAGGCTGTCCGTGCGGACTCAAAAAAGACGCGGGCCCCGTTCTCGAACGTATAAATCGCCATCAAATCTTCGGGGCATTGCCGATGCGGAATGTGATAGGTTTCTGCGCCTTGAACGGCACCCCACACATGCGTAATCGGGATGTCTTTTAGTGCGAAAAGCACGACATCCATCAAGTGTGTATCCATATCGGTAATGTCGCCCTCGGTGCAGGCGCGGATGAAATGTATGTCGCCGAGACTATCGTCAGCAAAAAACTCCAGCAGTTTTTCAGCGAAAGGTAGATACCGCCGTTGATGATTGACGATAATTTTCAAACCTGTCTTCTCATACGCGGCAGCGAGTGCCTCTGCTTCGCTGGGTCTCAGCGCGAGCGGTTTTTCTATCACCAACGCCTTAACGCCTGCTTCGGCGGCAGGTTCTACCCAGATATGCCGTGGCACCGTCGGCTCTGTGACGGCATGGACAATATCAGGTTTCTCCTTTTCCAACATCTCGACGTAGTCTGTGTAACCCGGGACGTTCAGTTCTTCCGCCGCTATTTTTAACCGTTCCTCGTCGATTTCGCAGATGGCAATTACCTTCATATTTTCGATGCCTTCATAACGTCGGGCATGGTGTACACCCCGCCTCCCACCAACGATCCCAGTTCGATACATCGTCATAACGTGCCTCCTCGTTGAAGCGTGCAGTTTGTCGGTTTCCGAAATTTGCTATTATATTAGCACGCGCACAAATTTGTGTCAACCGTTTGATTTGGAAGTCAGAGATATTCGACTGTCATGTTTTCTCTATTGTCAAATTCGTGTGCTCGTGATACAATGCAACACAGTAACATAAAAGCCAATTCAGGAGGGCTACATGAAGATTGATAAGGTTGAGTCGTTTTTTATCAGGAACGGCTATGTGATCCGGATCCATACAGATACGGGCCTCAGCGGTGTGGGACAGACAGCGTGTTGGGGGTATCCAGAAGCCGTTGATAGCATTATCAATACGTTTAAGAAACACCTCATCGGACAGAACCCGCTGCGGATTGAACATCACTGGCAATACCTCTATCGCATGGGACCGTTTCGTGGAACCGCGTTGAGCGGTGCTATTAGTGCGGTGGACATCGCCTTGTGGGACATCAAGGGCAAACATTTCGGTGTCCCGATCTGGGAACTGTTAGGTGGCAACTGCCGTGATAAGATTCGATTGCATCTTCTCGGTGGCGGCAGCACACCCGAAACGATGTATGACGCAGCGAAAGCGGCTGTTGAAGAAGGTTTCACGGCACTCAAATTTGACCCAGTGGTCGGTGGTTTCCAAGATATGACCGTCGATCGAC
It includes:
- a CDS encoding phytanoyl-CoA dioxygenase family protein, with the protein product MLNPTQVDTFREKGFLLGNRVLSDEQVEELREELARVIDDYEKADVPQPVHIANLGRREESPVWQVVNIWEASPAYHRLIYNPIIVEEIGQLMAATELRVWHDQIQYKPPQVGGVNMWHQDSPYWPILTPKTSQVSAWVALDDVDESNGCMRMVRGSHHWGNQIPFLHSVKDIDSMPDQFEENGLKVELCPVPRGHVHYHHSLTWHGSHDNASDSPRRAIAVHYMTGETLYDASGTHVMKPFVTVNDGDKLAGDHFPLVMDAGKPTSPSV
- a CDS encoding phytanoyl-CoA dioxygenase family protein — encoded protein: MLEQTQVDTFREKGFLLGNRVLSDEQVDELREELARVIDDYERDDVAQPVRIANLGGKEESPVWQIVNIWEASSAYHRLVHNPIIVEEIGQLMSATELRVWHDQIQYKPPKVGGVNRWHQDSPLWGILTPKTSQVSAWVALDDVDESNGCMRMVRGSYHWGSQMPFLREVPDIDTMPDQFEGNGLEVEFCPVPKGHVHYHHALTWHGSHDNTSEGPRRAIAVHYMTSETLYDEDGTHIMKRFVTVNGGDKLAGHHFPLVMDDGKPTKANI
- a CDS encoding Gfo/Idh/MocA family oxidoreductase; amino-acid sequence: MTMYRTGIVGGRRGVHHARRYEGIENMKVIAICEIDEERLKIAAEELNVPGYTDYVEMLEKEKPDIVHAVTEPTVPRHIWVEPAAEAGVKALVIEKPLALRPSEAEALAAAYEKTGLKIIVNHQRRYLPFAEKLLEFFADDSLGDIHFIRACTEGDITDMDTHLMDVVLFALKDIPITHVWGAVQGAETYHIPHRQCPEDLMAIYTFENGARVFFESARTAFGTIDFPDSNPRCNLDFWGTKGRMWWRENGSWGYQFDGMTEHFVEKTHFGEDDKFGQRDFTQAVATWLDDENQPHRNRLEYALLGFDLIMAAYRSALIGERIAWPPKLSDEEWVELKNRVTGA